From one Planktothrix sp. FACHB-1365 genomic stretch:
- the atpD gene encoding F0F1 ATP synthase subunit beta, protein MVTTAEKTHVGYITQIIGPVVDVKFPSGKLPEIYNALKISGKNEVGQEVSVVCEVQQLLGDGQIRSVSMSTTDGLVRGMEVVDTGAPISVPVGPATLGRIFNVVGEPVDSFGPVQTQETSSIHRPAPAFTQLETKPAVFETGIKVVDLLAPYRRGGKIGLFGGAGVGKTVIIMELINNIAKAHGGVSVFGGVGERTREGNDLYNEMIESGVINTNDLTQSKVALVYGQMNEPPGARMRVGLSALTMAEYFRDVSKQDVLLFIDNIFRFVQAGSEVSALLGRMPSAVGYQPTLGTEMGELQERITSTTEGSITSIQAVYVPADDLTDPAPATTFAHLDATTVLSRGLASKGIYPAVDPLDSTSTMLQPSIVGSEHYNTARAVQSTLQRYKELQDIIAILGLDELSEEDRLTVARARKIEKFLSQPFFVAEVFTGSPGQYVTLEKTIKGFNMIMSGELDDLPEQAFYMVGDIDQVIAKAEKLKG, encoded by the coding sequence GAAATCTACAACGCATTAAAAATTAGTGGCAAAAACGAAGTTGGTCAGGAAGTTTCCGTTGTTTGCGAAGTGCAACAACTGTTAGGGGATGGTCAAATCCGCTCCGTCTCCATGAGTACCACCGATGGCTTAGTCCGAGGGATGGAAGTGGTTGATACGGGCGCCCCGATTAGTGTTCCCGTTGGCCCTGCTACCTTGGGACGGATTTTCAACGTGGTGGGCGAGCCCGTTGATAGCTTTGGCCCGGTACAAACCCAAGAAACCTCGTCTATTCACCGTCCCGCCCCTGCATTTACTCAGTTAGAAACAAAACCCGCCGTATTTGAAACGGGGATTAAAGTGGTAGACCTGTTAGCTCCCTATCGTCGGGGTGGCAAAATTGGTTTGTTCGGTGGAGCCGGAGTGGGCAAAACCGTTATTATTATGGAACTGATTAATAACATCGCTAAAGCTCACGGGGGAGTATCCGTGTTTGGCGGTGTGGGTGAACGGACTCGTGAAGGAAACGACCTTTACAATGAAATGATTGAGTCTGGGGTTATCAACACCAACGACCTGACTCAATCGAAAGTCGCTCTGGTTTACGGTCAGATGAACGAACCCCCCGGAGCTAGAATGCGGGTGGGTCTGTCGGCTTTGACCATGGCTGAATATTTCCGGGATGTCAGCAAACAAGACGTGCTGCTGTTCATTGATAATATCTTCCGGTTCGTGCAAGCGGGTTCTGAAGTGTCCGCTCTGTTAGGTCGGATGCCTTCTGCTGTGGGATATCAGCCTACTCTGGGAACAGAAATGGGTGAACTGCAAGAACGCATCACCTCCACCACCGAAGGGTCTATTACCTCAATTCAAGCGGTTTATGTGCCTGCGGATGACTTAACCGACCCCGCTCCGGCTACAACCTTTGCTCACTTAGACGCGACCACCGTATTATCACGGGGTTTGGCTTCTAAAGGGATCTATCCGGCGGTTGATCCTCTGGATTCAACTTCCACGATGTTACAGCCGTCGATTGTCGGTAGCGAACACTATAACACCGCCCGGGCTGTGCAATCCACCCTGCAACGGTACAAAGAACTACAAGACATCATCGCCATTTTAGGGTTAGATGAATTGTCTGAAGAAGACCGTTTGACCGTCGCTCGCGCTCGCAAGATTGAGAAGTTCCTGTCTCAACCTTTCTTTGTGGCGGAAGTCTTTACGGGTTCTCCGGGTCAATATGTCACCCTGGAAAAAACCATTAAAGGGTTCAATATGATTATGTCTGGGGAACTCGATGATCTGCCAGAACAAGCCTTTTATATGGTGGGCGATATTGACCAAGTGATTGCTAAAGCTGAAAAATTGAAAGGCTAA
- the atpC gene encoding ATP synthase F1 subunit epsilon has product MTLTVRVIAPDRTVWDETADEVILPSTTGQVGILTGHAPLLTALDTGVLRVRLKNKWTPIALMGGFAEVEANEVTILVNGAERGDSINLEDARTAYTKAQADLEAAESSGSEEGKIKAKKRVKRARARLQAAGGSVE; this is encoded by the coding sequence ATGACATTAACTGTGCGTGTAATCGCTCCAGATCGGACGGTCTGGGATGAAACTGCCGATGAGGTGATTCTTCCGAGTACCACAGGACAAGTGGGTATTCTGACAGGTCACGCCCCCCTATTAACGGCTTTAGATACGGGGGTACTGCGGGTTCGGTTGAAAAATAAATGGACTCCCATTGCTTTAATGGGTGGGTTTGCTGAAGTTGAAGCCAATGAAGTCACGATTTTAGTGAATGGTGCCGAACGGGGTGACTCTATTAATTTAGAGGATGCTCGGACTGCTTATACCAAGGCTCAAGCTGATTTAGAAGCGGCTGAAAGTAGTGGTTCTGAAGAAGGCAAAATTAAAGCCAAAAAAAGAGTAAAAAGAGCCAGAGCCAGGTTACAAGCGGCGGGTGGTAGCGTCGAATAA